Proteins encoded within one genomic window of Perognathus longimembris pacificus isolate PPM17 chromosome 28, ASM2315922v1, whole genome shotgun sequence:
- the Rbm41 gene encoding RNA-binding protein 41 isoform X4 — translation MKRINSCMKSDEQVLEELETEGERQLKSLLQHQLDTSVSIEECVSKKESFAPGTMYKPFGKEAAGTMTLSQFQTLHEKDQETASLRELGLSETEILTWKSHVSGEKKKRLRATPEAIQNRLQDIEERISERQRILCLPQRFSKSKQLTRREMEIEKSLFQGADRHSFLKALYYQAHHKKTSADKYMTSMKRKIKLGTKDESRKNRSDPMNDLENFYQEVIMKKHLEEFQLMRGEPLASHSLVSATSVSDSGTAENSSVLQDEGNQAAQGKGPSLHVAKVNDFSPEQCWTGPKKLTEPIEFVPEDEIQRNRLSEEEIRNIPMFSSYNPGKPNKLLVSHVTIRENNWYLKVYYIAKL, via the exons ATGAAGAG GATAAACAGCTGTATGAAGAGTGATGAACAAGTCCTGGAAGAGCTGGAAACAGAAGGAGAGAGGCAGCTGAAAAGCCTTCTTCAGCATCAGCTTGACACTTCTGTCTCCATTGAAGA ATGTGTCTCCAAGAAAGAGAGCTTTGCTCCTGGTACCATGTACAAGCCCTTTGGCAAGGAAGCAGCAGGGACTATGACTTTGTCCCAGTTTCAGACACTACATGAAAAGGACCAGGAAACTGCTTCTCTCAGGGAACTAGGGCTCAGTGAAACAGAAATCTTGACTTGGAAGAGCCATGTTTCGGGTGAAAAG AAGAAAAGGCTAAGGGCAACTCCAGAAGCAATACAGAATCGCCTCCAAGACATTGAAGAAAGGATCTCAGAGCGTCAACGCATCCTTTGCCTGCCCCAAAGATTTTCAAAAAGCAAACAACTGACCCGACgagaaatggaaatagaaaagTCTTTATTTCAGGGAGCTGATCGGCACTCCTTCCTTAAGGCTCTTTATTACCAAG CACACCACAAAAAGACAAGTGCAGACAAGTACATGACCTCAATGAAGAGGAAGATAAAATTAGGCACAAAAG ATGAATCCCGAAAGAACAGAAGCGATCCCATGAATGACCTGGAAAATTTTTACCAAGAGGTGATAATGAAAAAACATCTTGAAGAGTTCCAACTTATGAGAGGTGAACCCCTTGCTTCTCACTCACTGGTCTCAGCTACATCAGTGAGTGATAGTGGCACAGCTGAGAACTCATCAGTACTCCAGGACGAGGGGAATCAGGCAGCACAGGGTAAAGGTCCCAGTCTCCATGTGGCAAAAGTTAATGATTTTTCACCTGAGCAGTGTTGGACTGGGCCTAAGAAGCTGACAGAGCCAATAGAATTTGTCCCAGAAGATGAAATCCAGAGAAATCGTTTGTCTGAGGAAGAGATCCGAAACATTCCTATGTTTTCTTCATATAATCCAGGGAAACCAAACAAG CTTCTGGTCAGCCATGTGACCATCAGGGAAAACAACTGGTACTTGAAGGTATACTATATTGCTAAACTATGA